In the Akkermansiaceae bacterium genome, one interval contains:
- a CDS encoding DUF1588 domain-containing protein: MRRFLFLLLVSCLRSQAAPPAGIPEILENRCTDCHDAETKKGNLDLTALPFDLEDPKTFAKWVKVHDRVLEHEMPPKNKDQPDAAEREKLLGGLSTALAAADALKIRTAGRSTWRRMNRYEYENTLRDLLGAPWLQVKDMLPEDGESQRFNKVGDALDVSHVQISRYLSAAEYALNEVLQRSASGVPSKVKRYYAREQTSLWRRSRFSEFNRSVERATFLIVGNEADIPALTDDDAVTVGLRTNDPVRREQESVGVVASSYEPLDISFNGFSAPASGRYKLRVKAKSFWAGPLDDKKWWKPVQDKVSAGRTEEPVSLYSEKRPRLLRKLGTFSVTPEESVSELDTYLVKTETIRPDAVRLFRSRPPAFKNPLAEKDGQPGVAFHWLEVEGPLPEPGLDAGVRLMFGNLPVKKQGRNNWTVTPRNPEADAAALLHGFLTRAYRRPPSDDDMLRFMNLARTALSSGASFGETMLTVYSAVLCSPEFVTLEEKPGALDAPAVAARLSYFLHNSEPPAFLRAAAAEGGLGKPEQVRAMADRLLDDRGSERFTAAFLDYWLDLRKVNATSPDALLYPDYYLDDYLVESSADETRAFFTELIKKDLPAANLVDSRFVMVNERLARHYGLEKPYQDTRAAAKAGTSDFLKVTLPADSPRGGLMTQASVLKVTANGTTTSPVLRGVWILERLVGKPVPPPPASVPAVEPDTRGATTIREQLDKHRSQESCNTCHVKIDPAGFALESFDVLGGWRDKYRALGEGTRTVGIGKNGQAFDFHDGPAVDCSGVLPDGRAFKDIRELKKLMLSDERQVARNLLQQLLVYSTGSPARFSDRPEVERILDRCEAGRFGVRTLIRELVSSHLFLHK, translated from the coding sequence ATGCGCCGATTCCTCTTTCTCCTGTTGGTTTCCTGTCTCCGTTCCCAGGCCGCGCCTCCGGCGGGCATCCCGGAAATCCTGGAGAACCGTTGCACGGACTGCCATGACGCGGAGACGAAGAAAGGGAACCTGGACTTGACGGCGCTGCCCTTCGACCTGGAGGACCCGAAGACCTTCGCGAAGTGGGTGAAGGTCCATGACCGGGTGCTGGAGCATGAAATGCCGCCGAAGAACAAGGACCAACCGGACGCGGCGGAGCGGGAGAAGCTGCTGGGCGGGCTGTCCACCGCGCTGGCGGCGGCGGACGCGCTGAAGATCCGGACGGCGGGACGCTCCACCTGGCGGAGGATGAACCGCTACGAGTATGAGAACACGCTGCGCGACCTGCTGGGCGCGCCGTGGCTGCAGGTGAAGGACATGCTGCCGGAGGACGGCGAGTCCCAGCGCTTCAACAAGGTGGGCGACGCGCTGGATGTCTCCCACGTGCAGATCAGCCGCTACCTTTCCGCGGCGGAGTACGCCCTCAACGAAGTGCTGCAACGCTCCGCCTCCGGCGTGCCGTCGAAGGTGAAACGCTACTACGCGCGGGAGCAGACCAGCCTGTGGCGGCGCTCCCGTTTCAGCGAGTTCAACCGCTCCGTGGAGCGCGCCACCTTCCTCATCGTGGGGAATGAGGCGGACATCCCCGCGCTGACGGATGATGACGCCGTGACCGTCGGCCTGCGGACGAACGACCCGGTGCGCCGGGAACAGGAGTCCGTGGGCGTGGTGGCCAGCAGCTATGAGCCGCTGGACATTTCCTTCAACGGATTCTCCGCGCCCGCGTCCGGCCGCTACAAGCTGCGGGTGAAGGCGAAGTCGTTCTGGGCCGGGCCGCTGGATGACAAGAAATGGTGGAAGCCGGTGCAGGACAAGGTGTCCGCGGGCCGCACGGAGGAACCGGTGAGCCTTTATTCCGAAAAGCGCCCGCGCCTGCTGCGGAAGCTGGGCACCTTCAGCGTCACGCCGGAGGAGTCCGTCAGCGAGCTGGACACCTACCTGGTGAAGACGGAGACCATCCGCCCGGACGCCGTGCGCCTGTTCCGCTCCCGCCCGCCGGCTTTCAAAAATCCGCTGGCGGAAAAGGACGGCCAGCCTGGCGTGGCGTTCCACTGGCTGGAGGTGGAGGGTCCGCTGCCGGAACCCGGCCTGGACGCGGGCGTCAGGCTCATGTTCGGGAACCTGCCGGTGAAGAAGCAGGGCAGGAACAACTGGACCGTCACGCCACGGAACCCGGAGGCGGACGCGGCGGCGCTGCTGCACGGGTTCCTCACCCGCGCCTACCGGCGGCCGCCTTCCGATGACGACATGCTGCGTTTCATGAACCTCGCGCGGACGGCGCTGAGTTCCGGCGCGTCCTTCGGGGAGACCATGCTCACCGTTTACTCCGCCGTCCTCTGCTCCCCGGAGTTCGTCACGCTGGAGGAGAAGCCCGGCGCGCTGGATGCCCCGGCGGTGGCCGCGCGGCTTTCCTATTTCCTGCACAACTCGGAGCCGCCCGCGTTTCTCCGTGCCGCCGCCGCGGAGGGGGGGCTGGGCAAGCCGGAACAGGTGAGGGCCATGGCGGACCGCCTGCTGGATGACCGGGGGTCGGAACGCTTCACCGCCGCGTTCCTCGACTATTGGCTGGACCTGCGGAAGGTGAACGCCACCTCCCCGGACGCGCTCCTTTATCCGGACTACTACCTGGACGACTATCTGGTGGAGTCCTCTGCGGATGAGACGCGCGCGTTCTTCACCGAGCTGATCAAAAAGGACCTCCCCGCCGCGAATCTGGTTGATTCCCGCTTTGTCATGGTCAATGAGCGGCTGGCCCGCCACTACGGGCTGGAAAAGCCCTACCAGGACACCCGTGCGGCGGCGAAGGCCGGGACCAGCGACTTCCTGAAAGTCACCCTGCCCGCGGACAGTCCGCGCGGCGGGCTGATGACGCAGGCCAGTGTGCTGAAGGTCACCGCCAACGGCACCACCACCTCCCCGGTCCTGCGCGGCGTGTGGATCCTGGAGCGCCTAGTGGGCAAGCCGGTGCCACCGCCGCCCGCCAGCGTCCCCGCCGTGGAGCCGGACACTCGTGGCGCGACCACCATCCGCGAGCAGCTCGACAAGCACCGCAGCCAGGAAAGCTGCAACACCTGCCACGTGAAGATCGACCCCGCGGGATTCGCGCTGGAGAGCTTCGACGTGCTGGGCGGCTGGCGGGACAAGTACCGCGCGCTCGGTGAGGGCACCCGCACCGTCGGCATCGGCAAGAACGGCCAGGCCTTCGACTTCCATGACGGCCCGGCGGTGGACTGCTCCGGCGTGCTCCCGGACGGCAGGGCGTTCAAGGACATCCGGGAGCTGAAGAAGCTGATGCTTTCCGACGAGCGCCAGGTCGCGCGCAACCTGCTCCAGCAACTGCTCGTCTATTCCACCGGTTCTCCCGCGCGTTTCAGCGACCGGCCGGAGGTCGAGCGCATCCTCGACCGCTGCGAGGCGGGGCGCTTCGGCGTCCGCACCCTCATCCGGGAGCTTGTCTCCAGCCATTTGTTCCTCCATAAATAA
- a CDS encoding DUF1552 domain-containing protein, giving the protein MKSFHVSTQAALSRRSFLRGAGVALGLPMLDAMFPAFARAAEAKPAQPRRMLGICNNLGLLPDKFFPAMDQTGRGYKLSPYLEHLSAHRDQFTVFSGVWHPDVDGGHPADNCFLTAAPHPGSGGFRNTISLDQYMAERIGHLTRFPSLTLGVNVVQGSRSLSWTGGGVLIPCEEKASEVFKKLFLRGSPEEVKEQMRRLALGQSIMDTIADQTRKLQHGVGAHDKERLDQYLTGVRDLEQRLEMSAEWETKPKPVVKDQPPVDPGDPREYMEKVRLMYDMARLAFETDSTRLITLMLDSVNSPALDIDGAHISEGYHNLSHHGKSESKLGQLETIDREHMKHLDKLFTDLKSRNEVGGGNLLDHTMILYGSNLGNANTHVTTNLPILFAGGGFRHGQHLAYDKEHNYPLPNLFVSMLQRMGIGADRFATSTGTMRGLEMA; this is encoded by the coding sequence ATGAAGTCCTTCCACGTATCCACCCAGGCGGCGCTCTCCCGCCGGTCCTTCCTGCGCGGGGCCGGGGTCGCCCTCGGCCTGCCGATGCTCGACGCCATGTTCCCCGCCTTCGCACGGGCCGCGGAGGCAAAGCCCGCCCAGCCGCGCCGCATGCTGGGCATCTGCAACAACCTGGGCCTGCTGCCGGACAAGTTCTTCCCCGCCATGGACCAAACGGGCCGCGGCTACAAGCTGTCCCCCTACCTGGAACACCTCTCCGCCCACCGCGACCAGTTCACCGTCTTCAGCGGCGTGTGGCACCCGGATGTGGACGGCGGCCACCCGGCGGACAACTGCTTCCTCACCGCCGCACCGCACCCGGGCAGCGGCGGCTTCCGCAACACCATCTCCCTGGACCAGTATATGGCGGAACGGATCGGCCACCTGACCCGCTTCCCCTCCCTCACACTTGGGGTGAATGTGGTGCAGGGCTCCCGCAGCCTTTCCTGGACCGGCGGCGGCGTCCTCATCCCGTGCGAGGAAAAGGCGTCGGAGGTTTTCAAGAAACTCTTCCTCCGTGGTTCCCCGGAGGAGGTGAAGGAACAGATGCGGCGGCTGGCGCTGGGCCAGAGCATCATGGACACCATCGCCGACCAGACGCGGAAGCTCCAGCACGGCGTGGGCGCCCACGACAAGGAACGCCTGGACCAGTACCTCACCGGCGTGCGCGACCTGGAGCAACGGCTGGAGATGTCCGCGGAGTGGGAGACGAAGCCGAAGCCCGTGGTGAAGGACCAGCCCCCCGTCGATCCCGGCGACCCGCGCGAATACATGGAGAAGGTGCGCCTGATGTATGACATGGCGCGCCTCGCCTTCGAGACGGACTCCACCCGCCTCATCACCCTCATGCTGGACAGCGTGAACTCACCCGCGCTCGACATCGACGGCGCGCACATTTCCGAAGGCTACCACAACCTCTCCCACCACGGGAAAAGCGAGTCGAAGCTGGGCCAGCTCGAAACGATCGACCGGGAGCACATGAAGCACCTGGACAAGCTGTTCACGGACCTGAAGTCCCGCAACGAGGTGGGCGGTGGCAACCTGCTGGACCACACCATGATCCTCTACGGCAGCAATCTGGGCAACGCGAACACCCACGTCACGACCAACCTGCCCATCCTCTTCGCCGGCGGCGGCTTCCGCCACGGCCAGCACCTGGCCTATGACAAGGAGCACAACTATCCGCTGCCGAACCTCTTCGTCAGCATGCTCCAGCGCATGGGCATCGGCGCGGACCGCTTCGCCACCAGCACCGGCACCATGCGCGGGCTGGAGATGGCGTGA
- a CDS encoding Type 1 glutamine amidotransferase-like domain-containing protein, translating into MHLYLSSYRIGAEGHLLRELGGEGKAFVIGNALDFSGDVGRRRNGIAREIDDLGTYGITAEPLDLRDFFGHPQLLANELEGATMLWVTGGNTFLLRRAMALSGLDEFLHAKKDAPDFLYAGYSAGACVLCPSLEGIHLGDDPDARAEGYAGEVLWTGLGLIDYYFVPHFRCGHFESDAMETVAAYYHVRNLPYRTVADGEVIIDRTHHREPEP; encoded by the coding sequence ATGCATCTCTATCTTTCATCCTACCGGATCGGAGCGGAAGGCCATCTGCTCCGCGAGCTTGGAGGGGAGGGAAAAGCCTTCGTGATTGGGAATGCCCTCGACTTCTCCGGAGATGTCGGGCGGCGGAGGAATGGCATCGCTCGTGAGATCGACGATCTCGGCACGTACGGTATCACCGCGGAGCCTCTCGATCTGCGCGACTTTTTCGGCCACCCGCAGCTTCTTGCCAATGAACTCGAGGGTGCGACGATGCTCTGGGTGACAGGAGGGAACACCTTTCTCCTGCGGCGTGCGATGGCGCTGTCCGGTCTGGACGAATTCCTCCATGCTAAAAAGGACGCTCCGGATTTCCTCTACGCCGGATACAGTGCCGGAGCGTGCGTCCTTTGTCCGTCGCTGGAAGGCATCCACCTGGGGGATGATCCCGATGCCCGGGCCGAAGGCTACGCCGGAGAAGTCCTGTGGACCGGGCTGGGGTTGATCGACTACTACTTCGTGCCCCATTTCCGTTGCGGGCATTTCGAGTCGGATGCGATGGAGACGGTCGCGGCCTACTATCATGTGCGGAACCTCCCGTATCGGACAGTCGCGGACGGAGAGGTCATCATCGACAGAACCCACCACCGCGAACCGGAACCGTAG
- a CDS encoding DUF3592 domain-containing protein: MDTTLLLLTAFAATFLAGLVIGFMSGVAKGLVLGARFRTGRPASPLPWILCFVASGGFLLAAAATTVYSTWFLSAGIRTTATVNEIIERKDDDGKVSRTTRYTYRDSAGTSHTGETSLSGGRPSAAGDAIPVRYLRDSPGKSRIDTFLHHWFAPIFLAGWSIFAWALGIGLRWWRSREQQWTEKRLLAAGPAPDA, from the coding sequence AGCGACCTTCCTCGCCGGTCTGGTGATCGGTTTCATGTCCGGAGTCGCGAAGGGATTGGTTCTGGGCGCGAGATTCCGCACGGGCCGCCCGGCATCGCCGCTGCCGTGGATCCTTTGCTTCGTCGCCTCGGGCGGCTTCCTTCTGGCGGCCGCAGCCACCACGGTCTATTCCACCTGGTTCCTCTCCGCCGGCATCAGGACCACCGCCACGGTCAACGAGATCATCGAGCGGAAGGACGATGACGGAAAGGTCAGCCGGACCACCCGCTACACTTACCGGGACAGCGCGGGCACCTCCCATACGGGCGAAACCTCCCTCAGCGGTGGCCGCCCATCCGCAGCCGGGGATGCCATCCCTGTCCGTTACCTCAGGGACTCTCCCGGCAAATCACGGATCGACACCTTCCTGCATCACTGGTTCGCGCCGATCTTCCTGGCGGGCTGGTCGATCTTCGCATGGGCCTTGGGCATCGGGTTGCGCTGGTGGCGCAGCCGGGAACAACAATGGACTGAAAAACGCCTGCTAGCGGCCGGACCCGCCCCCGATGCCTGA